The segment GCTCGATGCCCACGTTCGAGAACACGATGGTGCCTCTGGAGCGCGCCGGCGCCACCCTCGACCGCGTCGCCCACGCGTTCTACACCGTGAGCTCGGCGGATGCCACGCCCGAGATCCAGGAGATCGACGAGGAGCTCGCTCCCCTCATGGCCGCCCACGAAGACGCCATCCGTCTCGACGCGCAGCTGTACTGGCGGGTGAAGACCCTGCACGAGCAGCTCGACGCGCAGGACCTCGACCTCGAGAGCCGATACCTCGTCGAGCGGCACTTCCGCGAGATGACCCACGCCGGCGCCGCGCTCGACGACGAGGCGAAGAGCGCCCTCACCGCCCTGAACCAGAGGCTTTCCGCCCTCACGACCACGTTCGAGAAGAACCTGCTCGCCGACACGAACGACCTCGCCGTGCTGTTCGAGAGCGCAGCGGAACTCGACGGACTCGCGGCGGGCGAGTTGTCCGCGGCGGCGCGCGCCGCGACCGACCGCGGGCACGAGGGCGGCTACCTGATCACGCTGCCCCTGTTCACCGGGCATCCGTATCTGGCCTCGCTGACGAACCGCGAAAGTCGCCGACGCATCATGGAGGCGTCGCGCTCGCGCGGCACGCGAGGAGGCGCGAACGACAATCGCGCCGTCCTCACCGAGATCGTCTCGCTGCGCGCCGAGCGCGCTGTGCTCCTCGGCTACGACTCGCACGCCGCGTACGTGACGGCCGATGAGACTGCCGGGACTCCGGATGCCGTCGCCGACCTGCTTCGGCGCCTCGCTCCGGCTGCGGCAGCCAACGCCCGCGCCGAGCAGGCCGCGCTGCAGGCGATCATCGACGAGACCGAGGACGAGCCGTTCGCTCTCGAGGCGCACGACTGGGCGTTCTACACCGAGAAGGTGCGCGCAGCGCGGTACGACGTCGACACCGCGGCCCTCCGCCCCTGGTTCGAGGCGGAGCGGGTGCTGCACGACGGCGTGTTCTACGCGGCGACGCAGCTGTACGGCGTGACGTTCGCCGAGCGCGACGACCTGGTCGCCTATCATCCCGGCGCCCGCGTCTTCGAGGTCTTCAACCCCGACGGCTCGGCGCTGGGCCTGTACGTGCTCGACCTGTACACGCGGGACTCGAAGCGCGGCGGCGCGTGGATGAATCCGATCGTCAGTCAGTCGGCGTTGCGCGGCACGGCTCCGGTGGTGGTCAATAATCTCAACGTCGCCCAGCCCGGCGATGGCCAGCCGACGCTGCTCACCCTCGACGAGGTCACGACCCTGTTCCACGAGTTCGGACACGCTCTGCACGGCTTGTTCGCGACCGTGACCTACCCGCACTTCGCCGGGACGAACGTGTTCCGCGACTTCGTGGAGTTCCCCAGCCAGGTCAACGAGATGTGGATCCTGTGGGCCGATGTGCTGGACAACTACGCCCGTCACCACGAGACCGGTGAGCCCCTGGACACCGCGATCGTCGAACGCCTGCGCGCGACGGAGACGTTCAACCAGGGCCACGACACGACCGAGTACCTCGCCGCCGCCTGGCTCGACCAGGCATGGCACCGCCTCGCGTCCGGCGATGCCGTGACCGACGTCGCGGCATTCGAAGCGCAGGCGCTCGCGGAGATCGGGCTCGACCTCGCCACCGTGCCGACCCGCTACTCGTCGACCTACTTCGCGCACGTGTTCTCGGGCGGATACAGCGCCGGGTACTACTCGTACATCTGGAGCGAGGTGCTCGACGCCGACACCGTGGAGTGGTTCCGCGACAACGGCGGGCTCACCCGCGAGAACGGTGACCGGTTCCGCAAGAGGCTGCTCGGCGTCGGAGGATCGAAGGATCCGCTCGAGGCGTACCGCGACTTCCGTGGAAGGAATGCCGAGATCGCACCGCTGCTCGCACGCCGGGGGCTGGAGGGGTGACGCATGGATGACGTCGAGAAGGTCATCGCGGGCGTGTTCGACGAACGCGCCGACTCGTACGACGACAAGCCGTTCCACCATGATCTGACCACCGCAATCGCCGAATTCATCGATCTCTCCGCCGTATCGCGGGTCGTCGATCTCGCCACTGGCACGGGCCTCATGCTCCGCGCGCTCGATGCACGAACCCCTGGTCTCGCGCTGACGGGCGTCGACATCTCCGAGCGGATGCTGGCCATCGCCGCGCATGCGCTGCCCCACGCCTCGTGGGTCCTGGCATCGGCGGCGTCGACGGGACTGCCCGATGCCTCCACCGATCTGGTCACCTGCGTGACGGCTCTGCACCTCATGCCTGACAAGGATGGGGTGCTCGGCGAATGCCGGCGCCTCCTCGCCCCGAACGGGAGACTGGTCACGGCGACGTTCTCGGAGGGCGGTCGCCGCCCGTCGCCGTCGCGCTATCTCGGAAGCGCCGTCGACCACGACTCGTTCAGCACGCAAGAGGCGCTGCGGCAGACCATGGGCGCTTCCGGCTTCGCCCTGGCGAGGCATCAACGCTGGGAAGACGCCACGCACATCATGGGACTC is part of the Microbacterium pseudoresistens genome and harbors:
- a CDS encoding M3 family metallopeptidase → MTDAANPLLSPSPLPYALPDYAAIRPEHYLPAFRVAFEEHRTEIAAITRVRSMPTFENTMVPLERAGATLDRVAHAFYTVSSADATPEIQEIDEELAPLMAAHEDAIRLDAQLYWRVKTLHEQLDAQDLDLESRYLVERHFREMTHAGAALDDEAKSALTALNQRLSALTTTFEKNLLADTNDLAVLFESAAELDGLAAGELSAAARAATDRGHEGGYLITLPLFTGHPYLASLTNRESRRRIMEASRSRGTRGGANDNRAVLTEIVSLRAERAVLLGYDSHAAYVTADETAGTPDAVADLLRRLAPAAAANARAEQAALQAIIDETEDEPFALEAHDWAFYTEKVRAARYDVDTAALRPWFEAERVLHDGVFYAATQLYGVTFAERDDLVAYHPGARVFEVFNPDGSALGLYVLDLYTRDSKRGGAWMNPIVSQSALRGTAPVVVNNLNVAQPGDGQPTLLTLDEVTTLFHEFGHALHGLFATVTYPHFAGTNVFRDFVEFPSQVNEMWILWADVLDNYARHHETGEPLDTAIVERLRATETFNQGHDTTEYLAAAWLDQAWHRLASGDAVTDVAAFEAQALAEIGLDLATVPTRYSSTYFAHVFSGGYSAGYYSYIWSEVLDADTVEWFRDNGGLTRENGDRFRKRLLGVGGSKDPLEAYRDFRGRNAEIAPLLARRGLEG
- a CDS encoding class I SAM-dependent methyltransferase, with translation MDDVEKVIAGVFDERADSYDDKPFHHDLTTAIAEFIDLSAVSRVVDLATGTGLMLRALDARTPGLALTGVDISERMLAIAAHALPHASWVLASAASTGLPDASTDLVTCVTALHLMPDKDGVLGECRRLLAPNGRLVTATFSEGGRRPSPSRYLGSAVDHDSFSTQEALRQTMGASGFALARHQRWEDATHIMGLAEFLPH